The window AGTCCGCGCGGGCCGACGGTGGCTGTCAGCAGCGCGTCATGGTTCGTGTGGACGAGAGCGTTGGTGACGATTTCGCTGGTCAGCAACTCCGCTATCTCGGATCGGCCCGGCCGCCCCCAGTGGGCGAGCAGGTCCCGCAGCGCCCTGCGGACCTGGGGCACCGCCCGGAGGTCGCAGCGCCCGAGCCTGAGCCTGAGTTGCGGAACACCGTGCTGGTCGGTCGTTCCGTCCGCTGTGTCCCCCGCCGTAGTGGTCGTCTGTACCGTCTTCGCCGAGAAGGCCCCGGATACGACGGGACCGCCTCCTCGTGCCTGCCTCTTCATGACCCCCGCCCGCACGCCGCTGTCGATTCCCCTCCTGCTCGAACACGTTCACGGAATGCATGCCCCGGCCCGGAACACGACACTCATGTCGAATCGTCAACCACCCTTGATACGTCCGCAGATGGCCCGTCACCGACCGGAAAAGTCGCACGACAACCGACCCGCCCGAGCCGCCGCCACCCGACGGACGATCACGGGTGGCGGGCCAGGCACCGCGGGAGTGGAGGGCTGCCAGGTGAAGGGGCTGCCGTTCGCCGTTCCGGGTGCCCCCTCAAGGGCCGACCGGCGCGATCATGCCCGATCCCCGCGTCCACGTGCACGAT is drawn from Streptomyces liliifuscus and contains these coding sequences:
- a CDS encoding ATP-binding protein, which encodes MKRQARGGGPVVSGAFSAKTVQTTTTAGDTADGTTDQHGVPQLRLRLGRCDLRAVPQVRRALRDLLAHWGRPGRSEIAELLTSEIVTNALVHTNHDALLTATVGPRGLRVEVRDFVGRRPRLRVPNADDGTHGRGLILVQSLADAWGVRVHGVGKVVWFELDAGAA